TTGCCTATTATTAATAACATTTTCATATAATATGTTTAATAAATTCTTATAGTTAACTAAAGTGGCATTAAAATTGTAATTATCCGTAGCCTCACCTCATTTTCTTCATCTTTCGACTCATGATAAACGCCATCCAGACATAGGCGCACAGTAAGGAGGCCAGCTGTAGGGGAAAGCCGAACTGGATCCATAAATCGAATTCTACTACACTGCTTGGGCCGTAAATCCTAAACAGGGAAAGAAAAGCAAATATAATCCAGTTTATTACTGTAGTTGGTATAGTTGAGATTAGATTTTCAGTCTATGTTCTCAGTTTAGTATGTATTTCACTGCAGTTAATCAAGTTGCATGTGAGTAATTTGCTTTTTCACTTTACGGGCACACCTTCGTGGTCACCATTTTTTTGATCGTCGTTTCTGCCCCCTctcactacatacatacatgcatacatacatacatacatacatacatacatacatacatacatacatacatacatacatacatacatgcatgcatgcatgcatgctgcatgcatgcatgcatgcatgcatgcatacatacatacatacatacatacatacatgcatacatacatacatacatacatacatacatacatacatacatacatacatacatacatacatacatacatacatacatacatacatacatacatacatacatacatacatacatacatacatacatacatacatacatacatacatttactaCAAGTATGTGTGTGCACGTACACGCATATGTATGTCTTATACATATAGTACTGACCTACCTACCTCATTAACTGCGCATTGGCAATGATAGGTACTATAGTTCCTATCATTGTCGCTGAACCTCCGATGGTATTACCATATGCTATGCTCAGTAACAGACACCTGGTTAAGGCAGATTTCTTATTCACATCATTTCCATCAGTGCCGTTGTCATTATCTTCTTCTGTGGCATCGAAATCCCTGTAAGGTATGTTTAACGTTTTTAGTTTGTCAATGGGTTATTTAATTTCATATCACGAACTTCAAGGTATCGGATTTTGGTATTTTGGAGTAACAAATCTGCCTgtaaaaggggggggggtcgagttcgacaaaatgtttacattttaaaatggtGTCAAATTATCACAAACTTTTAACTCGGAATAGAACTTATTTCGTATCTATGAGACAGAAATTTTACTATCGGTTGCAATATAACAATTCATAATTCCTCTGCTTGTTTTCCATCTCAGCTATCTTATATCAGTCACGCTGCCTGTTGAGAAACCTCTCAATCTCATAGTGCTCAACCGATACTATTTGCTCGCTCCTAATTGTAACTTAATCTGCTAGATTGACGACGCTCTGAGGTACATTATGAATATTATCAAATAGCTAAACCGGCCTATCTGACATCGACACGTGGCATTTTCGAATTTCTACATATCTTAACTATTACTATTGCAACAAAATGAGAAGTCTCACAAACGGTAGGTACATTCTGTAGGGGTCTAGTCAACTCGGCTAAAAGCCATTCTGCCTAAAATCAACTCTGTCGGAACGCACATTTTCATAACGTGTCGTTTTTCACTGCCGGCACCATTTGTATTTCTGTTTCGCCATACATCAGCAAGAAATTGTCCGCTCTGGCACACACGACACCGGACAAGCCAAGAAGTTATCGCCGATAAGAAACTTCCAAGCCATAGAAGATGTTCGACAGCAACGATATTGCTGCAAGGAAACTTCTGAGAACGTGGAAGCTTTGAAAGGAAACGCATTAAATTTGTCAGCCGAAACTAAATTCATAGAAAACTGTTGACAAGCGCTATATTTGCGTTAGCTTATTTCAGACAAACAAAGAGGTAGTCTATATATGTGGGTTTGATTTTGTGGAAACTCAGCCATCCGTCGTTAGGAATAAGCAATATGCCAATTCATGTCAGTTTTTTATCGAGTTGTCATTTATACTAGCAAGATATAATGCACATGCTTTGAATTGTTGGAAAAGATACATACTTTTTGTTATATTCTgatggaaaatatcaaaaagaatTGCAATGGTAACTGATCGTTTTCTTCATCAATGACGTCCCCAGCAGGATTGTGTTATGATTTTTATGTGTAGTCCTTTAAGTTTACTTTGGATCATGCAGTATTATTATTatgcattattatacacctactgccgtaacctatgggagtttgaccgtccaataactttccgtattttgtatagtacgcggagtcccgaatacgggagacgcgcgacgcgcctgtagcaattttatttcaacaatcgcttgcgttccactcatatcgcgcgtgccgcatccctcaaaatttaccacagaattagtttatacggacgattaatggagggaggtgtataataatacacaaaatacggccctgtatggactcgggctcagtgagtgacgtattggactcgcctacGGCTcatccaatacgtcactcactgagccctcgtccatacagggccgtattttgtgaataaccctataatattgttgggttctgtcatattataaCATTTACCTCCAACCATATCGGTAATATGCATCTCAAGATTCACTGATTGGCGACTTTTGGTCtatatttacacacacacacaaacaaacaaacaaacacaaatataaaTGTAAGCAACTGCTCGTCATTGTGGAAACGCTGACTATCAATTTGTAGCAGTAGGTGTGTTTGGTAGGTTATCAACTTTTGATGCTCATGCCACGATCAGAGGGTTGAATTTTCCAATGCCAGATAAGTAATGTACAATAATATAATATCATTCTTTAACATTTTCAAACTAAATCCTAATGATAGAAAATCCGTACTTTGTGATCATTGTTCACGGGTTAAGGAGCAAACTCTCCGTAGACGAGTATGGGTCGAGCAGATATTTGCTTATTAGGTTTGCTTTAGACCCGGTCAGGTTTAGGACGAGTTTGTTTTCGGCAGCATTGACTTTTTGCAGGGTTAGCTTTAGGCCGAGTTGACTGTCTGACCCGGTTTTATACGggaacaaactttcaaaagggAATATTAACTTTAGAATATTGACGGAACTTCCGGTAGCGAAGACGGCTGGGTCTTTTTTAACATCTCCGAGTTCCTTCACCTCAGGCTCTGTATCCTGTGTTAAAAAAGTACAATAACATCTTATTCGCGTTACATAAGGGCAGAAAAACACTTTGTATATGTCATTTAATCAATAAGTTTAAAACACACCGTGCGTCagaaatatatacatgtaagtaAATAGAGAGGTTGAAAGGTGGGTAGGTCGTTATTATGTACTACCTGCGTACTTAGTACGTGAGtgttgtgtatatgtatatgtgtgtacatatgtaccagtatgtatgTTTTCAGACGTCTTTTTATTGATCAAGTGGTCAACAAACGTCGGTGCCTCCATGAATCCGTCCGTTATTTTATTATCTCTGACTCTCATAATCTTCGAGTGATATTATAATGTTTACCTCAGTCCCTTCACCCTGATACTGCGCATTTGTATATCCTGTTAACTTGCTTGTCCTGAACGGTCGGCCGAGTTGACGATCTAGCTGTTCTCCCAAGGCTACTCCAATTGGCATCATCATGCTAACCATCGCTGTGTTTGGTAGCCACATCGACAAGAATCCACTGATTAAAAAGATACCAAAGAGAATTCtgcaaagaaatgaaaataaaaaagtatgcGTACACTGAGTACGGTGGCCTTTAAGTTCTAAGTGACAGTTGATAATGTTTTAGCCAAGATGAcccatttcagtgattttacatctcaatttttacatacatacacacatacatacatacatgcatacatacatacattacatacatacatacatacatacatacatacatacatacatacatacatacatacatacatacatacatacatacatacatacatacatacatacatacatacatacatacatacatacatacatacatacatacatacatacatacatacatacatacatacatacagacagacagacagacagacagacagacagacagacagacagacagatactaGCCAATCGGGCACGAAACTAGTTTAATCGTAGATGTTATTAAACAAAAGCGCTCATCCCATACCCATACGGACTTGATCCGAATACCAACAGGCTACGCAGAACAATTCTCTTGTGCAGATCTGTACGTTCAACCGCTGTCGAAATAGTCAAGACTCCGATGACGAACAAGAGTTGGTCGGTGAAGTAAGCCTTGCCAAGTGTGGCTGCATCCATGAGCCCTGCGTTAGGTAAGGACATACAAGCTATGCATGAAAATCTTACCTGGAGAATGATGCAATAGATTGAGCGAAATGTGattatttcgtagagtttggcCTTCTCTTGTCATAATTGCCAAGGCTGTTTTGTCAGTAATATGAAATTGCACATCCAACAGTAACATGCTATGAGTAAAGTAAACTTTGGTCATTCACGCATACTAGCCTTCCTTGTAAGTTTGCACACGGTCCGCGGTATCTACTAGAAGTCCTAACGTATCAAAAGCTAATTTATCATTCCTTACCTAGGAGTGGGAACGTCGCAGCCGGTAACAAACCGATCATTGCGAGGGGTATAGCTTCTGTTAGAATATACACCAACATTACAAGGAACATGTAGAGACATTTTGAAGCCTGTGTGCATACCACAAATATAATGTAGTTTTAATATCCGGCAATTTACATTTAAGCTACGGTTAACACGCGGCAGACTGCGCACTTTATCAGTACCTTACAAGCTAAACACACTAACGCGGACATACCATTTGCAAAAATCTACAATGGTTCTGACCTTGTTTGATCAGTGTGGCGTGCTTTTATTTGTTGTTGTCTTTAATTAATAGGGTAGGCTGGTTTGAGTGTCACGCCACAAATACTATGCTTGTTGAACCATAGCCAGTAGAGAAACATACTGTCTACCGTCTATGGTTGAACCCATAACAGTGTGCAGAAGTTTAGTATTGAAGGCGTGGtaatttttagttttcttccactTTGCAACTCTTTAATTCTTTCACCTCCATGGTCAGCGGAAAATGTTTCGTTGCAAACCAAGCAAAAGCTTATAAATCTTTATGAAATTCAACCATTGACTGAAATATTGTCGATACATGTAATCTTTTGTTGTACTGTAAACTGAGGTTTACAGTGCCAGGTTCGATGCAATGATATCGTCTTCTGCGTGTATCTCAAGAATTGAGAAACAGACCAAGAATTAACCATATGAAAAATTTCGATATCAGTGTCATAgagttttcattgaattatatgcgttttcataatttttcaatcttacccAACTTTTGAAGTATACCGTAGGGGTAAGGATACTATAAGTATTGATGTTTGCAGAATTTGTACTgatttctgtctgtgtgtttgtctaTGTGCATCAGCCTCTCTTCTCATcaaatcatcaaatgttatcaaaagttGTCATGTTTAACTCATGCTTTGTTCCATTTTGCTTCTCACTCTTGGGTCTCTCCGCCAGTGTGAGGGGACATTTTGAAACTGAGGAAGAACACACTCTGTTCTTTGTTCTTCAAGTAAACAAATCCTTGTTTCATTTACATATAGCACTCTATTATCAAGACAACAGCTTGTGTAGTCCGATAGGTTCAACCTGTTCAACACGTCCCACGCTAACTTTTTCAGATCAAGTTATAAAATCAATTTCAGTCCGATTCGATAGCAATTAGTTCAAGATTTTCAACCACGTGTAAGGACCTTGAACCCAGCCATAGACATTACCGCATTTGCGGGGAACGGTCATGAAACTTAACCAAAAATTTAAACAGCTAGTTGCGTTGAAGGCACGGTAGACCTGTCAGACAGTTTTACCCTTTGGAAGCCGTGGCGAACAAGTGACCCGAACCAATCACATTTAAAAACGGGCAACGAAGTCTGACAAAGGCAGGTTGCTCTTTCTTTCTCTCGATAAGGCCTTGACCCCCAACGAATGAATGTCCTATCGTAAATGTCATTTGATTCAAAATGACGGAAGTTTGTCttatagaccctcgagaaagggTCTATGTCTTACTTCAGTGTACACAATAGCACAATATATGTCATGAAATGTCACGTACGATTACGTTTTGTCAATTTGTAGAGATCAAATCGGGTTCCCGAAGAACTAATGTTACTAATGCAGAGGCTCTCAGTTACCGACAATGGTCGGTACCGATTTAAAATTTCTTAGACTACGGAGTTTGTCTATTGTCTATAGCCTAGAGACACTGTGAGACCATTTCCTTTCATGAGTGTGGGAAAACTAACTAACAGGCTTACAGCTAAGTGCTCTGTTTTTCATTGAATACAGTGAGTGAGATCAGCACAAACTTGTTTACTACATTGCTAAACCACGGCTTAGGCCAGATAGTTTTAATCGATATTGCTCTTCTGTTTGATGATTTTATAACGTGGCCAGGCCGCTGTAATGGCGTTAAAGTACTAAACGTTGTCGCTACAGATAGATACCTTATTTTCAGCAAGTCATAAAACTATGTTTGGACtctacatattgaaatgcatgagaaaataaaaatatggtgtATGGCTTTCAAGTGACTGTCATGAGTGACTGCGTGATACAACAACTTGCGGAGTTTTCATTTATTACAAGGGGAGGGCCAGAGGAAATCAGGCGAGTTCCATCAATTAAAATTTGAGTTTCTCTCATAAATACCCCATCTAAAATGCGACCCTACCCCTTTTCAAAATTACGAAATATTACCttcccccattccaaatttcaatgcttgagATTCGTGTATGACCTTGCCAGAAGATTCCATCTTTGCCATATGATCATACCCGTTTGTTTGTGGCCTTATTATTTGCACGTGCGACACATTAATTCTTACTGTCACCGAAAAGATAATACTCGTAATGATTAACCCATATCGAACACATGCCTTCTGTTaaaatatgtgtgtatatatgcccTTCGCACTCCCACGTATAGCAGACtgaaatttttattgaaattctaaTATTATAACTTTTATATATGCACTTCTACCCTCGATGATCCagtcaagtacatttatgtcaataacATAGCATAAATAAGTGAACAGCTAAAACTAGATTACATTTGGGGaacaaaaattataatttttctCAATAGACGCCTACGCACAGTGACCTGGCATTTTTGGGTTAAATTTCAATGTCATATTTGTAGAAcatatatttatttctaacaaccCTAGCCTAATCAAATACATTCATGTAAAAATCAAGCctatataaatacacagatacaGATAGTTTAACTTGTGCCCCATAGACGCCCATGTATCCAACCCAGATGACATCTTTTGGTGAAATACTATTATCATATCAGTTGTCATAAATGCGCTAGTTTCGCTAGTTTTACATGGttgaaaattgacattattaactttgacaaaaacGTCTCGCACACATATGCACTTTCACTTATCCCGCTCCAGTCCAGTacatttatattgcaaattattcATGCATAACGGCCAACTTCATACATGTGTGTAcgcatgtacgtacgtatgtatgtaacCTTTATTACCTCAAACTTGTGGTGTGTTTGAATGCACATAtatcacatgtatgtatgtatgtatgtatgtatgtatgtatgtatgtatgtatgtatgtatgtatgtatgtatgtatgtatgtatgtatgtatgtatgtatgtatgtatgtatgtatgtgtgtgtgtgtgtgtgtggtgtatgtatgtatgtatgtatgtatgtatgtatgtatgtattatctatgtatgtatctatgtatctgtatgtatgtatgtatgtatgtatgtatgtatgtatgtatgtatgtatgtatgtatgtatgtatgtatgtttgtatgtatctatgtatgtatatatgtatctatctatctatcaatcaatctatctatctatctatctatctatatatctatctatctatctatctatcgatgtatgtatctatgtatcttatgatctatgtatctatttacgtacgtacgtatgtatgtattcccTTGGTCCATCGCTCCTCATGATAAATAAAGCTCCCTACACAGGGTCTCTGACGTAAACACGTAAGGAGTTGGATAATAGAATTGCCAGAATATACTTACAGCGGTCTTGTACACGATAGGAATCGGTGACAGTAGCAGTGGTGTCAGGAGTGTTATGAGTAAATCCCTGTTGACGAGCAACAGTCGACAAGTACGGTTTTGCACCATTTTCACTTCCTTTGTAACGCTACGTACGCCGACTGCCTTCTTAGTATGTGGCGGACACTTGTATGAACACTGACAAACTTATTGTGAACCGAGAAGTTTGTGTCGCATTCGAGAGGAAACTGCCCAGTACCAATAGGGGATTGTGGGTGactatgcaaatatatgcattgAAAGCAATCATGTGTGGCACTCAGCTGCACACAAGCCAATTtcgctgggttttttttttcacagtgtGCTTTACGTCACAATGTTTCAGGTGACTTGTGCATGACTACCTATGAAACACTATCACATTAATTGTGAAGTGACATTCGCAAGCTTTTCTGCGAAAGAAACAGACATTTTTAAAATGAGTCAGTAAAGTTTGACGAATTTAGTTCAGCGTATGCGatcatctttctttcttttgaatgttgtgtgtttttttacTGTTGTTGAACAAAGACCGCAACTCCTGAAAGGTATTTATTAGTGACTCGGTTTCCCCAGATTGTCACGCAGGGTCAACAAACAGGAATGCCTCCGAAGGACAATGAGGTAAGGTCAGAGCATATTTATGTCGCTCCGAAACAGTAGTTCAACTCACATGTCGATGAAAGAAGTGTTAGTTGTCGATGAAAGAAGCGTTAGCGCTCCGATAACACTTCACTTTTGCAGTATGGTTGCGTGTCCTGAACGCTCTAAAGCCTTGTGTAGTCGCAAGCTAACGTCATAGAATCTACCCAACTGACAGAGTATATAGTTACAGTCCTACTTAAGTTATGTAGCATTGTAAGTTAACTCAGGTGAGTAACCGCTTACAGATGAATATCTCATAAACAACTGTAGTGCATGTGATCCGGTGTGCAGTTTCTGGgtttaataaaacaaaaacgATAGCGACGGTGTTGTTCTTCTtgaaaaaaactactcatcccaCCGACTTGAACGATTTCGCTATTTGGagcttctgcgacaatctgaacCAACCCCTAATACAAGTGCCCACACGAATTCAGTAAGAGTGGTGGGTCACCGGACACACCAATCCGATACAGAGTCAACATTGGTTTGCTTTAACCTTTGGTAGAGATCGAGGTCGCTCTGCAACACCTGACAACAAGGGGTCGGATAGTGCTACAAGACAGAAACCATATTGAAAGAAGACAGACCAAAACTATTCCccttttatgagttatttgtaggaATGAATTTCTTGACATTGGTCATAATAGCTAGCGGCACTCTGATAGGAATGTACCGTGTACCGCGAACTTGTTCATGCTGATGTTATACTGTACTGACGTGGTGATCACAGACCTGCAGGAGGGCGCTATCACAAACTGTGCAGACACGTTGAAAGCAGAATTATAAAGACTTTTCTCTataataatgaatgaatgaatgcactTCAGTTTCACTTTCACAGACACTACTGTCACACTGACGTAACGCATGATCATGACACCGTGAAATCTTATCACAGTAAGTGAGTCAACGCGTCATAATgtcgaaaataaaaattaaactttCTCTGACATTTGATTGAATTCAAACTCCGAAGTAAAATCGTCCGCTAATGGTTTAATATCTCTTCCTTAATTTTAGTGCTTCCTCTATTGAATTATCTCCGTCaggcaatgtttttttttttcccttttgagATTTAGCTTCCTTCAACTTGAAATGAGTAGTCTTTTCGGGATGTTTGCTTTAGAAGAGGCTCACAAGGACATGTAAAGTCTGTTGCAATTTACTTCATTCCATCGAATACAAGCTTACAGGTGCACCCCGCCCAAGACACTTTCTTGTTTATTAATTCTGTTTATAATTCTGCTTCTTCTCCGGTGCCTAAAGTTGCGTATTGATGTAAGTCTCGGTCGCTgcgatgtctgtctgccttGGGATGGTGTGTTCGAAGCGTGATGTGGGATTTTAAACGATACTTGATAGCCGTGGTTTCAATTAAACAACAGACGTGgatcagaaataaaaaaattcacccAATCACAAATCAATACAACTCTTGGA
This DNA window, taken from Ptychodera flava strain L36383 chromosome 4, AS_Pfla_20210202, whole genome shotgun sequence, encodes the following:
- the LOC139131686 gene encoding Na(+)/dicarboxylate cotransporter 3-like; translated protein: MVQNRTCRLLLVNRDLLITLLTPLLLSPIPIVYKTAASKCLYMFLVMLVYILTEAIPLAMIGLLPAATFPLLGLMDAATLGKAYFTDQLLFVIGVLTISTAVERTDLHKRIVLRSLLVFGSSPYGILFGIFLISGFLSMWLPNTAMVSMMMPIGVALGEQLDRQLGRPFRTSKLTGYTNAQYQGEGTEDTEPEVKELGDVKKDPAVFATGSSVNILKDFDATEEDNDNGTDGNDVNKKSALTRCLLLSIAYGNTIGGSATMIGTIVPIIANAQLMRIYGPSSVVEFDLWIQFGFPLQLASLLCAYVWMAFIMSRKMKKMRKSRGDSSSVESAAPQKNEPNKSTNTKDHVKVYIRREYAKLGDLKWSEAVTIFLVLSYVVLLFFGDLKFMKGWKTLFPKGYTSNTCITCGIAMLFFIIQEEKPNCRTPSSTRKPKTVLTWDYVSRKLPWGLLLITGGYFALAEAIQNSGISKAIDEYFRDRVADQEPWVIVLVLTVVLAITTELMGNIQVVIVMMPILASLASATSMNPLYYIIPSVFSANLTFMLPISGMPFMLAYTAGVRMGDMIKAGWLMNIICLFFLNLFTNTYGYVIFDFDTIPSWALPDNSTMSSP